GCTCCATTCCGATACGTTATGCTGGATCTATTTCTACTTATCCCATCACTCAGCCAGTCCCTGTGATTGTAATCTTCCGTATTCCATCCTGAAAAGATGTTGTGCAGCATTGCTTGCATGGTCATTTCTCCCTTGATTCTGCACTTCTCGGTCGCATCTAGAGGGAGTACGTACCGGACCGCGGCGCTTTGAATATACCCAATATTTGGACCTATGAATTCTAGTGTCAGATGTCGCTCGGGACAATCGTTACTGACAGCCTTTACTCTCGGGCGATTATCTGTCATCAGTTCTTCTTCCTCGAATACGAATCCGAGAGGCAGGTTGCTGAATACCGAAACCATTTCAGCACGAGTCACACCTATATGCCGACTATTCTGATCGGCATACACATCAACAAAAGTCAAGGAATACAATAAGAGAAACAAAAACAGTACGAAGTACCGCATTTTGGCACCGCCTAACTGGGATTGATGGTTAAAAACAAGGGCTGTTGTTGGGATCATTCAGTTGCAAACCGGTTTCTTCATCTCGAACGACTTGCAGGACTCATACACCCCACTAACCGCGTCTGCCTCGGCCCTGTCCATTGTAAGACCGTACTTCCTCTTTATCTCAATGTACTTGGCAACATACCAGCACCGATTGTTATCTGGCAACCACTCGGCCGGATCCTTCGCGACCTTCTGATATCGGTTCAGTCGGGGCGCCGCCAGCGTCAGATTGTCCAGATCGTTCCCGAATGCCTTTCGTTCCTCATCGGTCCGGGCGCTCAAACCGCTTTCGTGGGCTTCCGATACAGCGACTATATGCTCAATATCAGTCTCCCGCCGGTTTGAAAAGCAACGTAGTGAATACGGCGAAAATATGCCTCCCTGTTGAGCGATAATCCGTTGTTCAATGGACTGCGGATAAGAGTAGTCATCCCGGTCATAAGGCGTAACCCTGACTTCGGGCGTGATGACGATCCCGGACAGGACCGTATCTTGCGGTTGCGCTCCAACTGGCGAAGAACAAGATACCGAAACTAGTCCAATGATCAACAATCTGTGGATCGCTTTCACAACTTCTCCTTGAGTAGTTGTTTGATCTCGGTCAATCGACCTCGACCCAATCCAGTCGGGTCTCGATCCTTTACAGTCGATTGTCGATCTTGAGAATATGATTCAATATCGTACTCGCGGTATCGTCGAGACTGGATATCCGACGTTCTAACCTGCTCATTCGACGTTTCATTTCGGGGGGTTCACCTATTGCGGTCATCGTATGGCTCACTTTTTCCATATATGGGGTGGTCGTTTCGGTGGAAAGGGTTATAGTTTGATCCGAATATCGAGTACCTTTTGGATATTCGGATCGTAGTCACATTCATAACGTACCGGTATCCAACCTCCAATGGTATTCTGGATCTTCATGCTGTCGCCGAGGTAGATCAGGATACCTTCGTCCTTCTTGCCCGGTTTCCAGATGAATCGGGGAAACTTGGACTCAAGCAAACCGTCCGTCCATTCATAGGCTGTCACGCGGTCAAGGATGTATTCGACTCCTGCGATACATGGTGCTTTGGCGGATACTTCGTGTCTCTTACCCCAACATTGAAGGTCCTGCTTGCAAAGATCGTCCCCTGAAACCTGTTTTATCTTTGCTGTGGGAAAACGCGACTCTCCGGGAGTGATAGGATAGGCTACGTAAGCCAATTTGCCATTCGTCATTCCCCGCAATCTGTTCTCACTATCAACTCGCCAGTAGTTATCTGGCAATCCATACTCGGCGTACTCTTTGGCTTCTTCGGTCTGGAAACGCCTCAACGATGACAAGGGCAAACTCGACGCTGTAATCCGTTCTGTCTCAACAGAGGGTGATGAAAGGTTGGAGAGATAACGTGTCTCAAAGTAGAACAGGTCATTTTCTACGATGAAAGCGTACCTTTTGCCCACATAATCGAAGGATATCCAAACCTGTCTGACGTCCCTGTTTGGATCATCCTCGAATCTATATGCGTCAAGTATTTGTTGTCTGGTTGGCCCATTGATTTCAACCTCTTTCAGATTGTTCCCTTCAAATGTCACCGTCGCCCAAGACATCCCCCCGGTGGATATCGGTTCGGGGAACCGGAACCATATCCACATCATGTCGTATTGTCTCTTGCTATCCTTGATGGATCTCGCCATAGCCTTCAATCTGTTTTCAGATAAGGGCTGGTTGATCTCCACCGTTACAACTCTCTTTACTCCCCTTGTGGTTTGGTCCTCGATAATTGATGACTCGAACTGATCCGGGAACACGTTCCAAGTCTGTTGATCGGCGTGAACCCCTGTACCGTATCCTAACCAAACGAACGCAACCCATACAATGATCCGACGCATGATACACCTCCCGCACTGTTTCTTCTTCCAACTAAACCTTGAAATAAAAATCGCCAAACTCGTTGTATCGATTTCTCTCTGCAGACCTACTTATTAATTATGTTTAGGATTGTTAACATATCCCCTTTATTGGGTAGATATCAACGATGGGAATCGGTCACTTATCGAGGCGGACGCCAAGACAAGGAGGTAGACGTTAGCCGCAAACTTCTTTCTCTGCAATGCTTTTCACATCGGGTTGCACACTAGACACGGTGCGAGAGGTCAGTGCTTAGGGCAAGGTGCTTGTGAGCGATCACTTCATCTGGAATCTACCTAAAGACTAGTTGCTCATCTCGATCTTCGGCACAGTCCCCCCAAAGCCCGACGCGGTGAGGTCTCCTGATTGAAGAAGAACAGCTGCGTACATACGAGCAGTACTTTACCGATAAAGATGCCAACACAGACAGGTCGTGCCATCTCTGTTAAGGGAGCCGATGATAAGCCCGTATCTTCAAATAAAGTAACCCGCTGAAGGTTTACTAGTAGGAAAATTCAGTAGGTTCTTGTTTTCGATTCTATTATACACTCACTGAGTCTCGGTGTGGACCTAACCCGTTCGATTAATCCCTAATTTGTCGGTCCTCTTAACGTGCATCTTAGGAGTCTTCATCTGTTAATCGGACCAGTTCGCCCTCAGCACGAGGCCTGTTTGACAGGTATTTTTCGATCTCGCTTTCCAGCCACCTGACCGCACGATCCCCGACACGAATTGGTTTTGGAAAACTGCTCTTCCGCATCAACCTATAAATTGAAGCACGGCCGATTCGGCACCTATCCTGGACTTCCTGCCGCGTTAGCAGTCTATCTTGACCAGTCATGGCATCCTCCCTGGTTGAATTGATTCCATAAACACTTAAATCTGCCAGTAAGTTACCATGAATTCCGGGGATTACCAGACCCTACAATAAGGTGGATTTTAGGGGGCGGATGGGGAGTTGTCGGTTTGCTCGAATAGATGCTTCGGTAATGAGTACTGGATGGCGGGAGAACGTTTTAGATCTCTCGACTTGCGCCAGATGGTACGCACGCTGCCATACTTCATATCCATATAGTCAGCGACTTCATGGCACGCAGAGTACTTCTCATCTGACTCATACGGAAGATCCATGTTGTCGTGAACGAGTATTACCGAAATTGCGATAAACCGATCTCGCAATAGATTCGTGGATCTGCTTCTGCCGACGGACTTCGGTTCTACACATTGGCCGGTTGCTACTTCCAGTATCCATGCAATCACTGAATCAGGCAGATTGTTGATGAGCTTTCTGTCGTCAAGCTTTTCATCAATCCTCAATAACAGAAGGTATTCCTGCAAAATCCGGTATGCCAGTTGGCTTTCTCTTGCAATTTCACCGATACTCGACCGCGCATCTGGTATTGTATTAAGGATTAAAGCACCGAATCTGACTGTTGAATCTTTGTCCTCAATGGAATGGCCGATCATGAGTTTCAGGGCTTCCAAACGTTCAGAAACTTCAGGCGGCCGATCGCTGCGGTCCGGATAAGCCTCTTTTCGTTCCTTGATTATCTCGAGGTGATATTCGTTGCTCATGATGACTGACGCTCCGCTTGAGAATCACATTTTCCGTTTTCTGTTCTTACCAAGAAATCAGCCCACTCTTGCATGAGTTGCCGACGCTTTTGAAACTGATCTCCACGAGAGTAACTTTGTTCAACCGTGTTACCCACTACATGGGCCAGTGCATGCTCGCAGACTTCGCGGTGGAAATATGTGCACTCTCCCGCCCAGGTCCTGAACGAAGATCTGAAACCGTGAACCACGGTCTTCTCGCCTAGCCCGACCTGCCTAACCGTCTTGAGCAGCATTTCGGCCGTCATGGGAAAGCCCCGCTTCGCCATGGATGGAAAAATCAAGCCAGATTCGTCACGAAGGATCATTGCTTTTTCAAGGACCTTGATTGCCGTACTCGAGAGCGGAACGCGATGGGGCTTGCGCTGTTTCATTTTATGGGCTGGGATCTCCCATGTGGATGAATCTAGGTCGATTTCGTTCCACCTGGCGTCTCTGGCTTCTTTGGACCTCGATGCAGTCAGAATAAGGAACTGAAGGCACAGCCTGGATGGGATCGAGGCCACGCGGCTACCGATGATCTCGAACGCCTCCGGCATTTCCTGAAAGTCGAGCGAACGAAAGTTCTTCCTTTTCTTTCTCATGGAAGGCAGGGCGCCGTCGATCATCTCGCCGGCGACGTTGTGCTCGACGTAACCGTGCGCCTGGCAAAACTTCAGTATCGCGCGGGTCCGCTGCCTTACCCGACCTGCAGTATCGGGAACCTTCTTCCAGATTGGTACAAGGACCTTCAGGACATCCTCCTGAGTGATCTGGTCGACCGGCAGATCGCCAAGTTTGGGCATGGCGTGGAGATCGAGCGCCTGCATCCAGCGCTTCGCGTGCGGCTCGCTTGTCCAACTTGCCTTAAGCCCCTCATGTGTCTTTCTGGCCGCCTCCTGGAACGTCGGAATCCTCTTCCTTCGTTTAATCGAACGGGGGTCCTTTCCGCCGGCGATCATGGCCCGGTTTTCGAAGGCTTTCTCACGAGCGGCGGCAAGTGTGACCGCGGGATAGGCTCCCAGGCCTATGTCGACGCGGCGACCGCTGAACATAACCCGCTGGATCCAGGATTTTCTCCCGCTGGGCTTGACGCTGAGGTAAAGCGTGTCGCCTGCGCGGTGCAGGCCGGCCCTTTTGATCGATTTAACTTCCGCAGCGGTAATTTGCTTCATATTGAGTTCCTCCAACCCCACATTGATACCAACATAAAATGCTGGAACAAAGGGGAAACTATGAGAAGTTACAAGAAAAAGAAAAACCCCGCCAAGCCTGGTATCACGGGCTTAACGGGGAATATACGGTAAAAAAACGGATTGTAAAAGAACTTATTTTTTATAGCGGGGGGAGGATTTGAACCTCCGACCTTTGGGTTATGAGCCCAACGAGCTACCAGACTGCTCCACCCCGCGTCGTCTATCCAATAATATACGGAATTCGCGGTTTCTGTCAAATGCTTTTTGCCGAATGCGGCACGTCCGTCATCGCCGAACCATCGGTGATACCGCACCCCGCGAACAGGGTGCGCTGCACCGCCATATCGTGGTCCAGGGTGTAGTCCGGCTCCTTCGCGCCGGATATACAGGCCGCGAGTTCGGTCAGCAGTGAAGGCGGTCCCGGCGGCGTGGGAACGGTCACCTCCTGCCATCCCGCCGCATAGTCTCCGTAGGCATCCGCCAGCGAAAGCGACAGGTTGTTCGATCCGATCGGCGTGTGGATGGCCGTACCCTTCGTTCCGTACAACTCGATGCGCCGGGTCAGCCCGCTCTCCACGTGCATGGACGCGGTGTCGATCGTCCCGAGGCCGCCGCCGTCGAACCGGTGGACGACCACCGCGTTGTCGACGTGTTTCCGTTCACCATGGAACTGCCCATACGTGGCGTCCACCCGCCGCGGCTCGCCCATGAACGTCACCATGATGTCGACCAGGTGCCCGGCCATCTCGAAATAGAGTGAACCCTTGTACCGGTCGAGTTCCTCCACCAGCCTGGCGTGGTAACCCATGGGTTTCGGGATGTGTCCCCTGAAGTAGAAGGGATCGCCCAGCGCGCCGGCCCTGCAGAGCCGGATCATCTCCGCGATCGCCGGGTTGTACCGCCACATGTAGGCCATCTGCAGGTGCAGGTGCTTGCGCCGCGCCGC
This genomic window from Gemmatimonadota bacterium contains:
- a CDS encoding DUF4102 domain-containing protein; amino-acid sequence: MKQITAAEVKSIKRAGLHRAGDTLYLSVKPSGRKSWIQRVMFSGRRVDIGLGAYPAVTLAAAREKAFENRAMIAGGKDPRSIKRRKRIPTFQEAARKTHEGLKASWTSEPHAKRWMQALDLHAMPKLGDLPVDQITQEDVLKVLVPIWKKVPDTAGRVRQRTRAILKFCQAHGYVEHNVAGEMIDGALPSMRKKRKNFRSLDFQEMPEAFEIIGSRVASIPSRLCLQFLILTASRSKEARDARWNEIDLDSSTWEIPAHKMKQRKPHRVPLSSTAIKVLEKAMILRDESGLIFPSMAKRGFPMTAEMLLKTVRQVGLGEKTVVHGFRSSFRTWAGECTYFHREVCEHALAHVVGNTVEQSYSRGDQFQKRRQLMQEWADFLVRTENGKCDSQAERQSS
- a CDS encoding AlpA family phage regulatory protein codes for the protein MTGQDRLLTRQEVQDRCRIGRASIYRLMRKSSFPKPIRVGDRAVRWLESEIEKYLSNRPRAEGELVRLTDEDS
- a CDS encoding HNH endonuclease yields the protein MIFSRSTIDCKGSRPDWIGSRSIDRDQTTTQGEVVKAIHRLLIIGLVSVSCSSPVGAQPQDTVLSGIVITPEVRVTPYDRDDYSYPQSIEQRIIAQQGGIFSPYSLRCFSNRRETDIEHIVAVSEAHESGLSARTDEERKAFGNDLDNLTLAAPRLNRYQKVAKDPAEWLPDNNRCWYVAKYIEIKRKYGLTMDRAEADAVSGVYESCKSFEMKKPVCN
- a CDS encoding Gfo/Idh/MocA family oxidoreductase, yielding MPLKFAYLGLWHSHTVMHIRDAASRPDEFQLVGVYEPDPAIREAKLGDWAADLPNIPVFDSIEQALDSDAEAIICEGRVSENLDYAEQALAADKHVLLEKPAGVDMAQLERLHDAARRKHLHLQMAYMWRYNPAIAEMIRLCRAGALGDPFYFRGHIPKPMGYHARLVEELDRYKGSLYFEMAGHLVDIMVTFMGEPRRVDATYGQFHGERKHVDNAVVVHRFDGGGLGTIDTASMHVESGLTRRIELYGTKGTAIHTPIGSNNLSLSLADAYGDYAAGWQEVTVPTPPGPPSLLTELAACISGAKEPDYTLDHDMAVQRTLFAGCGITDGSAMTDVPHSAKSI